Proteins encoded together in one Centropristis striata isolate RG_2023a ecotype Rhode Island chromosome 6, C.striata_1.0, whole genome shotgun sequence window:
- the LOC131973045 gene encoding alpha-2,8-sialyltransferase 8E-like, which yields MTTDEQEGEEEEEEGSKQGGDILGQRLRSLYYLFFTLLCLGTVLTILIWHTSNNNNVEPYRPPRHKKSPPRLSELCKGCREVIAKVKERYSQNWMKQENNYTKFRSELSSKCNGFDKAIITQANTPVGSKIVYDGEKKRSLEVTPEIFSTFAKEHPFPNQMWDTCAVVGNGGILTDSGCGKMIDSAQFVIRCNLPPLEDDYEKDVGTKTDLVTANPSILTQKYGALQGRRRPFVESLGIYGNSLLLLPAFSYGHVTSVCQRAVYSIEDFESPIRPVFFNPEYLQKLAVFWRSHSVKALRLSTGIMMTSLALELCANVHLYGFWPFSNHPLGLYALTNHYYDDVKAKAGVHVMPVEFDLLLQLHSQGVLRLHLEDCQPEPEAGESNLKEKNTGNKTIQRTGRQHTHKHNTYPADTDSSSEEEYHLWTAERHADLPLSAEAEEFCPRSDTSRDRTEVAFIPENYYEEEHVEKEHGVEDKSDDPAVKSEDEQSDADTWRGRPKRVRQPTYDQLGQPTFQQLKTCPVGVREPSETSHDLPTRSSTMYPFCHE from the exons ATGACAACTGATGAGCAagaaggggaggaggaagaggaggagggatcaAAG CAAGGGGGAGATATATTGGGACAGCGTTTGAGGTCACTATActatttgtttttcactttattgTGTCTGGGGACCGTGCTGACCATTCTCATCTGGCACACGAGCAACAACAA CAATGTGGAACCTTACAGACCACCTCGTCATAAGAAAAGTCCTCCTCGACTTTCTGAACTCTGCAAAGGCTGCAG ggaGGTCATTGCCAAAGTAAAAGAGCGATACTCTCAAAACTGGATGAAGCAGGAAAACAATTACACAAAgttcag ATCTGAGCTGAGCAGCAAGTGTAATGGTTTTGACAAGGCCATCATTACCCAGGCCAACACTCCAGTGGGTTCCAAGATTGTGTATGATGGTGAAAAGAAGAGGAGCCTCGAGGTGACCCCGGAGATTTTCAGCACCTTTGCAAAG GAGCATCCATTCCCAAATCAAATGTGGGACACATGTGCTGTTGTTGGGAACGGAGGGATCCTGACCGACAGCGGCTGTGGAAAGATGATCGATTCAGCACAGTTTGTTATCAG GTGCAACCTTCCTCCTTTGGAAGACGACTATGAGAAAGATGTGGGCACCAAGACTGACCTTGTGACAGCAAACCCAAGCATCCTCACACAGAA gtACGGGGCTCTACAGGGGCGTCGCCGTCCGTTTGTGGAGAGCCTGGGAATCTATGGcaactctcttcttctccttcccgCCTTCTCATATGGCCATGTCACTTCCGTGTGCCAGCGGGCTGTCTACAGTATAGAGGACTTTGAAAGCCCCATCCGACCTGTTTTCTTTAACCCTGAATACCTCCAGAAACTAGCCGTCTTCTGGCGCTCCCACAGCGTAAAAGCATTGAGGCTCAGCACCGGCATAATGATGACTAGCCTGGCACTGGAACTCTGTGCTAACGTGCATCTGTACGGGTTCTGGCCCTTCAGTAATCACCCACTTGGACTCTATGCCCTGACTAACCACTACTACGATGATGTAAAAGCTAAGGCAGGAGTCCATGTCATGCCGGTTGAGTTTGACCTCTTGTTGCAGCTGCACAGCCAGGGGGTGCTCAGGCTTCACCTGGAAGATTGTCAGCCAG AGCCGGAGGCGGGTGAATCCAAcctgaaagagaaaaacactggaaacaaaacaatacagagaACAGGAAgacaacatacacacaagcacaaCACTTACCCAGCTGATACAGACAGTTCCAGTGAAGAGGAGTATCACTTGTGGACAGCAGAGAGACATGCAGATCTGCCCCTCAGTGCAGAAGCAGAAGAGTTTTGCCCCAGGAGTGACACATCCAGAGACAGAACTGAGGTGGCGTTTATACCTGAGAACTACTATGAAGAGGAACATGTGGAGAAGGAACATGGCGTGGAGGACAAGAGTGATGACCCAGCTGTGAAATCAGAGGATGAGCAGAGTGATGCTGACACATGGAGAGGAAGGCCTAAGAGAGTTCGACAGCCCACCTATGACCAACTAGGGCAGCCAACCTTTCAACAGCTGAAAACCTGCCCTGTCGGTGTGAGAGAGCCCTCTGAGACCAGCCATGACCTGCCGACCAGGTCATCAACCATGTATCCTTTTTGTCATGAAtag